The DNA window CATGGCCGGCCAAATTGCTCATCGGCTAAAATACCGGCTGGGGGGAATCCCGGAGGCGATCTGTACGCCACGCCTCCGGAGCTTCGAAGGTGCGTACTAACAACAAATTTCTTAAGGGAGGTGTGCCATGAGGAAGGGAGTTTGGTGTCTTAGTATCGTGGTGGCGATGGTCACGGTCTTGGGTCTTTTCGGGATGGCCTCAGCGCAGGATGTCAAGGAAAGGACGCTCAAGTTTGCCACCCAGAACCCCAAGGGACATCCCATCGTGGCGGGGATGGAGAAGTTCGCCGAAATCGTGAACGCGAAGACGGGCGGAAAGATCAAGGTCAACCTTTTCCCGGGAGGGGTGTTGGGAAGCGATCAGCACAATGTCTCAGCCCTTCAGGGTGGGACCATAGAGATGGTCTCGATGAATGCGGGCATTTTAGCTGCGCAGGTGAAGGAATTTGCCATCTTCGATTTCCCCTTCATGTTTGGCGGCGGTGCAGAGGCCGATGCCGTGGTGGATGGTCCCTTCGGCCAGATGATGATGGACAAATTGACCGACAAAGGCATTATTGGGTTGGCCTACTTTGAGCTGGGGTTCCGCCATATCACCAACAGCAAGCGGCCGATCCACCGCCTCGAGGACATTGCCG is part of the Thermodesulfobacteriota bacterium genome and encodes:
- a CDS encoding TRAP transporter substrate-binding protein, coding for MRKGVWCLSIVVAMVTVLGLFGMASAQDVKERTLKFATQNPKGHPIVAGMEKFAEIVNAKTGGKIKVNLFPGGVLGSDQHNVSALQGGTIEMVSMNAGILAAQVKEFAIFDFPFMFGGGAEADAVVDGPFGQMMMDKLTDKGIIGLAYFELGFRHITNSKRPIHRLEDIAGLKIRVIPNPINVDWVSALGASPTPLPFPELYAALEQKAVDGQENPFTVILANKFYEVQKYLAITNHQYNPQAVMISKKFWDTLTADEKKILRDAAREAAIFQRKFNREQMGAALDALKKHGMQVTEFGPAEMAKFREKMKPVVEKHGAIVGPEVVSALQAELAKVRR